A genomic stretch from Haemophilus parainfluenzae ATCC 33392 includes:
- a CDS encoding metallophosphoesterase produces the protein METRYYFIFTAAIILLQLLIYIFNKTLIWWLNKPLSKKARRSITFTSFLLPNALVICHFLKLFTVFRLIALMLALLLFSAFASIAVGCVHFLFRKSKSITQIDRTLRIAYPVLFIGITALSVYNAYVTRVIHYEITLDKPIKPLRIGMASDLHLGKLFGGKELDKLADIMQQEKVDIILLPGDIMDDNVNAYLAEKMQPHLTKLKAPMGVYATLGNHDLFGDQDRIDREIRKAGITVLRDDTLTLNNELVLIGRNDNLAHDRPNTETLLKQVNTDLPIILLDHRPTDIEKHASLPLDIQVSGHAHKGQVFPASLITKMMYRLDYGHEKIGNPHVFVTSGYGFWGIPMRLGSQSEVIIIDVKGK, from the coding sequence ATGGAAACTCGTTATTACTTCATATTTACGGCAGCTATTATTTTGTTACAACTGCTGATTTATATTTTTAATAAAACGCTGATTTGGTGGCTTAACAAACCGTTATCAAAAAAGGCTAGACGATCGATCACTTTTACCAGCTTTTTGCTTCCTAACGCCTTGGTTATTTGCCATTTTTTAAAGCTTTTTACGGTATTTCGGCTTATTGCTTTAATGCTCGCACTACTCCTTTTTTCAGCCTTTGCGAGTATTGCCGTAGGATGTGTTCATTTTCTTTTCCGAAAATCAAAATCCATCACCCAAATCGACCGCACTTTGCGTATCGCTTATCCCGTTTTATTTATTGGTATCACCGCCTTAAGTGTGTATAACGCCTATGTCACACGTGTTATTCATTATGAAATTACGCTAGATAAACCGATTAAACCATTGCGAATTGGCATGGCAAGCGATCTCCATTTAGGCAAATTATTTGGTGGGAAAGAATTGGATAAACTGGCTGATATTATGCAGCAGGAAAAGGTCGATATCATTTTACTGCCAGGTGATATCATGGATGATAACGTCAATGCTTATTTAGCCGAAAAAATGCAACCCCATTTAACTAAACTCAAAGCCCCAATGGGCGTTTATGCCACACTAGGCAATCATGACTTATTCGGTGATCAAGATCGAATTGATCGAGAAATTCGCAAAGCTGGTATTACGGTATTAAGAGATGATACATTAACATTAAATAATGAATTGGTACTGATTGGACGAAATGACAATCTTGCTCACGATAGACCAAATACCGAGACGTTATTAAAACAAGTGAATACTGATTTGCCGATTATTCTCTTGGATCACCGACCAACAGATATCGAAAAACATGCGTCACTCCCGCTTGATATTCAAGTTTCAGGGCATGCACATAAAGGGCAAGTATTCCCGGCGAGTTTAATCACGAAAATGATGTATCGTTTGGATTATGGTCATGAAAAAATTGGCAATCCACATGTTTTTGTCACTTCTGGTTACGGCTTTTGGGGCATCCCAATGCGCTTAGGTTCACAGTCTGAAGTAATTATTATTGACGTGAAAGGGAAATAA
- a CDS encoding L-serine ammonia-lyase yields MISVFDMFKVGVGPSSSHTVGPMKAGKQFIDDLIEQGKFNDAATLHVDVYGSLSMTGLGHNTDIAIIMGLAGYLPHDVDIDLIPTFIEQVKQTKKLSIVQGKKTVNFDWDANMVFHNSFLSLHENGMTITALDAERNVLYRQTYYSIGGGFIVDEAHFGQEEKNPATVPYPYQHAEDILKHCQESGLMLSTVMMKNELALRDKKEVEAHLQNVWKTMKDCIEHGIKTEGVLPGPLKVARRAPSLYRLLEANSGRLAHDPMYVIDWVNMFALAVNEENAAGGRVVTAPTNGACGIVPAVLSYYEKFVAPLTPEVIERYLLAAGMIGSLYKMNASISGAEVGCQGEVGVACSMAAAGLTEILGGTPVQVCIAAEIAMEHNLGLTCDPVGGQVQVPCIERNAIASVKAINASRMALRRTTNPRVTLDKVIETMYETGKDMNAKYRETSKGGLAVKVVCS; encoded by the coding sequence ATGATTAGTGTATTTGATATGTTTAAAGTGGGGGTTGGGCCATCCAGCTCCCATACTGTCGGTCCGATGAAAGCAGGCAAACAGTTTATTGACGATTTAATCGAGCAAGGTAAATTTAATGATGCAGCAACTTTGCACGTTGATGTGTATGGCTCTCTCTCAATGACGGGGCTTGGTCATAATACAGATATTGCGATCATTATGGGATTGGCCGGTTATCTACCGCATGATGTGGATATTGATTTAATCCCAACCTTTATCGAACAGGTTAAACAAACCAAAAAACTGTCGATTGTACAGGGCAAAAAAACGGTTAATTTCGATTGGGATGCCAATATGGTATTCCATAATTCCTTTTTATCATTACATGAAAACGGTATGACCATTACTGCATTAGATGCTGAACGTAATGTGCTTTACCGTCAAACCTATTACTCTATTGGTGGTGGTTTTATCGTGGATGAGGCACATTTTGGTCAAGAGGAAAAAAATCCGGCGACTGTGCCTTATCCTTATCAACATGCTGAAGATATTTTGAAACATTGTCAGGAGAGTGGCTTAATGCTCTCAACAGTGATGATGAAAAATGAATTAGCATTGCGTGATAAAAAAGAGGTTGAAGCACATTTACAGAATGTTTGGAAAACCATGAAAGATTGTATTGAACATGGTATTAAAACAGAAGGTGTGTTACCAGGGCCTTTAAAAGTGGCTCGTCGTGCGCCATCACTTTATCGTCTCTTGGAGGCGAATAGCGGCCGTTTAGCCCATGACCCAATGTATGTGATCGACTGGGTGAATATGTTTGCCCTTGCAGTGAATGAAGAGAATGCGGCAGGTGGTCGCGTCGTAACCGCGCCAACTAATGGTGCGTGTGGTATCGTGCCGGCGGTACTTTCTTATTATGAAAAATTTGTTGCACCTTTAACGCCAGAAGTCATAGAACGTTACTTATTGGCTGCCGGTATGATTGGTTCCCTTTATAAGATGAATGCATCTATTTCGGGGGCTGAAGTCGGCTGCCAAGGTGAAGTGGGTGTGGCATGTTCAATGGCTGCCGCAGGTTTAACTGAGATCTTAGGTGGTACACCAGTACAGGTGTGTATCGCAGCTGAAATTGCGATGGAACATAATCTTGGCTTAACTTGCGATCCGGTTGGTGGTCAAGTACAAGTACCTTGTATTGAACGTAATGCCATTGCTTCAGTAAAAGCGATTAACGCTAGCCGTATGGCATTACGCCGAACCACTAATCCTCGCGTAACCTTGGATAAAGTGATCGAAACCATGTATGAAACAGGTAAAGACATGAATGCCAAATATCGAGAAACATCGAAAGGTGGCTTAGCGGTGAAAGTAGTGTGTTCTTAA
- a CDS encoding HAAAP family serine/threonine permease → MSTTTNKKWNKFDTAWVLNLFGTAVGAGVLFLPINAGMGGFWPLIVMAVLVGPMTYFAHRGLAYFVLSSSKPGSDITEVVEEHFGPTAGKLITLLYFFAIFPILLIYGNGITNTVDSFIVNQLGMTSPNRVILSFVLIAILISVMLFSEKVMLKITELLVYPLVLILFALSIYLIPQWNASMLYELPTAGGFITTLWLTIPVLVFSFNHSPAISSFTLSQQREYKDFNTTEYHIGRTEKGTSTVLLFFVMFFVFSCVLTLTPAELLEAKAQNISILSYLANKFDNPYISYFAPLVAFFAITSSFFGHYLGAREGLEGLYLKMKGESVNRKKLNYGTAVFFLLTLWGVAIINPSILGLIESLGGPIIAMILFIMPMYAIRNVPAMKRYQGRFSNVFVTVMGLIAISAVVYGLL, encoded by the coding sequence ATGAGCACTACAACTAATAAAAAATGGAATAAATTTGATACAGCTTGGGTATTAAACTTATTTGGAACTGCGGTGGGCGCAGGGGTATTATTTTTACCAATCAATGCAGGGATGGGCGGCTTTTGGCCTTTGATTGTGATGGCGGTTTTAGTTGGACCGATGACATATTTTGCGCATCGTGGCTTGGCTTATTTCGTGTTGTCTTCTTCTAAACCCGGCAGTGATATTACCGAAGTAGTAGAAGAACATTTCGGCCCGACCGCTGGGAAATTAATTACCTTATTATATTTCTTTGCGATCTTCCCAATTTTGTTGATTTATGGAAACGGGATCACCAATACGGTTGATTCTTTTATCGTCAACCAATTAGGCATGACTTCACCAAACCGTGTGATTCTTTCTTTTGTATTAATTGCGATATTAATTTCAGTCATGTTGTTCAGTGAAAAAGTGATGTTGAAAATCACTGAATTACTAGTGTATCCATTGGTGTTGATTCTCTTTGCGTTATCAATTTATCTCATTCCGCAATGGAATGCTTCAATGCTTTATGAGCTCCCGACTGCTGGCGGCTTTATCACGACATTATGGTTAACCATCCCAGTATTGGTTTTCTCTTTTAACCATTCTCCGGCAATTTCCTCTTTCACGCTTTCTCAACAACGTGAATATAAAGATTTTAATACAACGGAATATCACATCGGTCGTACAGAAAAAGGCACTTCAACCGTATTACTTTTCTTCGTGATGTTCTTTGTGTTTAGCTGTGTATTAACCTTAACACCAGCAGAGTTATTAGAAGCAAAAGCGCAAAATATTAGTATTTTGTCTTATCTTGCGAACAAATTTGATAACCCATACATTTCTTATTTCGCACCATTAGTGGCTTTCTTCGCGATTACAAGCTCATTCTTTGGTCATTATTTAGGGGCGCGTGAAGGTTTAGAAGGTTTATACCTCAAAATGAAAGGTGAAAGTGTGAATCGTAAAAAATTAAATTACGGTACTGCAGTTTTCTTCTTACTGACTTTATGGGGCGTAGCGATTATTAACCCAAGTATTTTAGGTTTGATTGAATCCCTTGGCGGCCCAATCATTGCGATGATCCTTTTCATTATGCCTATGTATGCGATCCGCAATGTTCCAGCAATGAAACGCTATCAAGGTCGCTTTAGCAATGTATTTGTTACAGTTATGGGATTAATTGCTATCTCCGCGGTCGTATATGGATTATTATAA
- the mltC gene encoding membrane-bound lytic murein transglycosylase MltC: MKKYLLLALLPLLYACSDSPTHRRGINYDEVFSKDTQGLDILTGQFSHNIDRIWGVNELLVASRKDYVKYTDSFYTRSHVSFDEGTIIVETQQDLNRLHNAIVHTLLMGSDAKGIDLFASGDVPISTRPFLLGQVVDNNGQQIANQVIASNFATYLIQNKLQTRRLQNGNTVQFVVISMIANHVEVRAQKYIPLVRKAAERYGIDESLILGIMQTESSFNPYAISYANAIGLMQVVPSTAGRDVFAMKGKGGQPSARYLYDPANNIDAGVSYLWILQNQYLDGITNPTSKRFAMISAYNSGAGAVLRVFDEDKDEAIYKINQMYPEQVYRILTTAHPSSQARNYLLKVDAAQKKFRVRR; this comes from the coding sequence ATGAAAAAGTATTTATTATTGGCGCTACTTCCGCTTTTATATGCTTGTAGTGACTCGCCAACCCATCGACGTGGCATTAATTATGACGAAGTGTTTTCGAAAGACACGCAAGGTTTAGATATTTTAACAGGTCAATTCTCCCATAATATCGATCGTATTTGGGGGGTAAATGAGCTTTTAGTGGCAAGCCGTAAAGATTACGTGAAATACACGGACTCTTTCTATACGCGTAGCCACGTAAGTTTTGATGAAGGTACAATTATTGTTGAAACCCAACAAGATCTTAATCGCTTACACAATGCGATTGTCCATACTTTATTGATGGGCTCCGATGCAAAAGGGATCGACTTATTTGCGTCTGGCGATGTACCGATCAGTACGCGTCCTTTCTTATTAGGACAGGTCGTTGATAATAATGGTCAGCAAATTGCTAACCAAGTGATTGCAAGTAACTTTGCGACTTATTTAATCCAAAATAAATTACAAACTCGCCGCTTACAAAATGGTAACACCGTGCAATTTGTGGTGATCTCCATGATTGCAAACCACGTTGAAGTGCGTGCACAAAAATATATTCCATTAGTCCGTAAAGCTGCAGAACGCTATGGCATTGATGAAAGCTTGATTTTAGGTATTATGCAAACAGAATCTAGTTTCAACCCGTATGCGATCAGTTATGCGAATGCAATCGGCTTAATGCAAGTGGTACCAAGCACAGCAGGTCGCGATGTGTTTGCGATGAAAGGTAAAGGTGGACAACCATCTGCACGTTACCTTTATGATCCTGCAAATAACATTGATGCGGGTGTCTCTTACTTATGGATTCTGCAAAATCAATATTTAGATGGTATTACAAACCCTACCTCTAAACGTTTTGCAATGATTTCTGCCTACAACAGTGGTGCAGGTGCCGTATTACGCGTGTTCGATGAGGATAAAGATGAGGCGATCTATAAGATCAATCAGATGTATCCTGAACAAGTATATCGTATTTTAACGACCGCACATCCATCATCACAAGCAAGAAACTACTTGTTGAAAGTGGATGCAGCACAGAAGAAATTCCGTGTAAGACGATAA
- a CDS encoding oxidative damage protection protein: protein MARTVFCEYLKKDAEGLDFQLYPGELGKRIFNSISKQAWGEWIKKQTMLVNEKKLNMMNAEHRKLLEEEMVNFLFEGKDVHIEGYVPPSK from the coding sequence ATGGCTAGAACCGTTTTTTGCGAATATTTGAAAAAAGATGCAGAAGGGTTGGATTTTCAACTGTATCCCGGTGAATTAGGTAAACGTATTTTTAATTCAATTAGTAAACAAGCATGGGGTGAATGGATCAAAAAGCAAACCATGTTAGTGAACGAGAAAAAACTCAATATGATGAATGCCGAACATCGTAAATTATTAGAAGAAGAAATGGTGAATTTCTTATTTGAGGGCAAAGATGTGCATATTGAAGGTTACGTTCCCCCATCTAAATAA
- the mutY gene encoding A/G-specific adenine glycosylase gives MLAQSSVDAPFAHSVLQWYEKFGRKNLPWQQNKTLYGVWLSEVMLQQTQVTTVIPYFERFIKTFPNVTALANASQDEVLHLWTGLGYYARARNLHKAAQTIRDKYQGEFPTQFEQVWALTGVGRSTAGAILSSVQNQPYPILDGNVKRVLSRYFAVDGWSGEKKVENQLWQLSEQVTPTTKVAEFNQAMMDIGSAICTRTKPKCDLCPLSNDCLANKLEKWMAFPGKKPKKSLPEKQSYFLILSHQGKVWLEQRESKGLWGGLYCFPQFDDKQTLLNYLKEQGITEYQEWVTFRHTFSHFHLDIHPIYVEVDRKSEESDRSDWKKLSEKGKESQSGLLSAVKYWYDPTSPEQIGLAQPVKNLLTQFVRNYYG, from the coding sequence ATGTTAGCCCAATCCTCTGTTGATGCCCCTTTTGCCCATTCAGTTCTACAATGGTATGAAAAGTTTGGGCGCAAAAATTTACCTTGGCAACAAAATAAAACCCTTTATGGAGTTTGGCTTTCCGAAGTGATGTTACAACAAACTCAAGTTACTACGGTTATCCCTTATTTTGAGCGCTTTATCAAAACTTTTCCTAATGTGACCGCACTTGCCAATGCTTCGCAAGATGAAGTGTTACATTTGTGGACGGGGCTAGGTTATTACGCACGTGCGAGAAATTTACATAAAGCCGCTCAAACCATCAGAGATAAATATCAAGGCGAATTTCCTACCCAATTTGAGCAAGTTTGGGCATTAACAGGCGTGGGACGATCGACGGCTGGCGCAATACTATCTTCTGTGCAAAATCAACCTTATCCGATTTTAGACGGCAATGTGAAACGCGTCCTTTCTCGTTATTTTGCTGTTGACGGTTGGTCTGGTGAGAAGAAAGTCGAAAATCAATTATGGCAATTGAGTGAACAGGTTACACCAACCACGAAAGTGGCGGAATTTAATCAAGCGATGATGGATATTGGTTCGGCTATTTGTACTCGAACGAAACCTAAATGTGATCTTTGTCCTCTAAGTAATGATTGTTTAGCCAATAAACTCGAAAAGTGGATGGCATTTCCAGGAAAGAAACCCAAAAAATCGTTGCCGGAAAAACAAAGCTATTTTTTGATTTTATCTCATCAAGGAAAAGTTTGGCTGGAACAGCGCGAAAGCAAAGGCTTATGGGGCGGACTGTATTGTTTTCCTCAGTTTGATGATAAACAAACATTATTGAATTATCTGAAAGAGCAAGGGATTACCGAGTATCAAGAATGGGTAACTTTCCGTCATACGTTTAGCCATTTTCACTTAGACATTCATCCCATTTATGTTGAAGTTGATCGAAAATCTGAAGAGAGCGATCGTTCAGATTGGAAAAAATTGTCAGAAAAAGGAAAAGAATCTCAATCTGGTCTATTAAGTGCGGTCAAATATTGGTATGATCCAACGTCACCTGAACAGATCGGGTTAGCTCAGCCTGTGAAAAATTTATTAACGCAATTTGTAAGGAATTATTATGGCTAG
- the rpmE gene encoding 50S ribosomal protein L31, which translates to MKQGIHPEYKEITATCSCGNVIKTRSTLGKDINLDVCGSCHPFYTGKQRVVDTGGRVERFNSRFKIPGTK; encoded by the coding sequence ATGAAACAAGGTATTCATCCAGAATATAAAGAGATTACTGCAACTTGTTCTTGCGGTAACGTGATCAAAACGCGTTCAACTTTAGGCAAAGACATCAACCTTGATGTGTGCGGTAGCTGCCACCCATTCTACACTGGTAAACAACGTGTTGTTGATACTGGTGGTCGTGTTGAACGTTTTAACAGCCGTTTCAAAATCCCAGGTACAAAATAA